Part of the Methanobacterium paludis genome is shown below.
TTGAACTTTATTTAATAACTTTAATAAGTTTAATTGAGTTATAACGAGGAAAAAAGCTATGAAAGCAATAGTTGTAGGATCGGGTGCAGGAGGAGGAGCAGCTGCACGTGAATTAGCCATGAATGGATTCGATGTCACTATACTTGAAGCAGGAAAAGCATTCAAACCCTTCACCAGGCGTTTGACAATGACCGAACCCATCAGAAAGGCGGGTCTTCTTGGAAGCGAAAAAACCATCAGCCGTATATTTCCTTATATGGATGTAATGCGTTCTGAACGGGATCTGGTACTTGTGAGAGGCATTGGTACAGGCGGCTGCACCACTTTATCCTGCGGTAATATGGTACGAGCTGATCATGGGTTAAAAGAGATAGGGCTCGATCTTACACCGGAATTTGAAGAGCTTGAAAAGATCATAGGTGTGCAACCATTTCCAAAGAAAAGATGGAGGCCTTTAACCAGAACTATGTTTGAATCCGCCAAAGATTTAGGTTTAAACCCACATCCAACTCCAAAAGCTGTTGAAGCCCGTTTGTGTACTTCTTGCGGACTTTGTGAAATGGGATGTTCAACTGGGGCACGCTGGGACTCAAGGCGGTTTTTAGACGATGCCCTGAAAATGGGCGCCCTGCTCCGCACATCGTCCCCTGTGCAAAGGATTGTAATTGAAAATGGACATGTAAAAGGTGTTGTTATTAGATCTGGTCGTTCAACTGAGACTATTGAAGGAGATGTGGTTGTGCTGGCTGCTGGGGGAATTGGAACAGCCCAGATATTGAAAAACTCAGTTTTACCTGCAGAGGACCATCTCTGGGTTGATATTGTTCTTACACTTGGAGGAGTTTCTAAAGGGGCTAAACAACTTAAAGAACCTCCTATGGTATGGTACACAGAACACGACGACTACATATTATCCCCCTACCTTGACGTACTGTCGCACTGGTTCCACAAACCATGGAGAAATGTGCCATTAAACGATCGGGTTGGTATAATGGTAAAAATGGCAGATATGGAGGAAGGTACTGTTTCTAAAGATGGATCTGTGCATAAGAATATTTCTTTGCAGGACAGAAACAAAATCGACACGGCAGTTTCCCATGCAAAGGAAATAATGGAATCATCAGGTGTTTCAGGTCCATTTGTAAAGGGAATGTACAACGGAGGCCATCTTGGTGGGACAGTTCCCCTGAAAAAAGAGGATGTACCTTCAATGAAACCTTCATGGCTGCCGGAGGGATTGTGGGTCGCTGACCTCTCACTTGCTCCTCGGTCACAGGGTCTCCCAACCATATTGCTGGCTTCGGCCATGGCTTTAAGGGTGGCAAGGAAAGTTATACAGGATTAATCCGTATGGATGGTCTCTGATATGACAAAAACATTATTGGTAACAAAAGATATTCCGGATTAAGTGGACAACATAGAAAAAAAGATACACAATGTATGCACAAAGGAGATGTCAAATGAAAATATTAGCAATAATTGGAAGCCCCAAGGGTAAAGGTAACAGCTACAAAGTTACAAAAGAAGTTGAGGAAAAAATGAATGGCATGGAAGATGTAACTTTTGAATATCTTTTCCTCAAAGACGTTGATCTACAAATGTGCCGTGGCTGCTTTTCATGCGTCATTAAGGGGGAAAATTTCTGCCCTATTAAAGATGACAGGGCCGAAATTGAGGATAAAATGCTTAAATCAGACGGTATCATATTCGTAACACCGTGCTACTGCCAGAACGTATCAGCACTCATGAAAAACTTTATAGACCGTTTGTCCTATGTATTCCACAGGCCGCGCTTTTTCAACCAGAAAGCCATGGTTTTGGCCACAACAGGAGGTGCAGGGTTAAAAGAAACTTTAGACTATCTATCCAAGCTTGAAGTTTGGGGATTTGGGCCCGTAATTACGCTTGGTGCCATTTATCCACCATGGCCCGCATCTGAAGGTCTTAAAATTAAAAATAATAAAAAAATAGTTGGATCTGTAGAAGAGTTCTACAAAAAACTTAAGGGACAAAAACATCCTTCTCCGGGATTTAACCAATACATGCACTTCCGTTTCATGAAAATGACCTCAGACATGAAAGAATATTTACCTGCAGATAACGAGTTTTATAAAGATAAAAATGAGTTTTTTTATCCAGTTAAAATTAATCCTTTCAAGAAAGGGCTTGCATCACTCATGATAAAAATTGCCATGTTCATGATGAGAGATATGGGCCCTGAGGAGGTTAAATAAGATTTAATCTTTTGATATTCTTTTGATACTCTTTAAATTATTTAAAAAATAATTTAAAAAATAATAATTTCCACCAGTCATAAAAAAGAATTAAAGGATTTTATGAGATTATAGATAAATTTTTTTAAAAAATAGATTAATAAAAAAATAAAATAGGTTATTTTTCTAAAGGTGTAACCATGAACGACAATAAAACAAGATTTCTTATTCTGAAATACCTCAAGAAGATTCATGATGAAGATCCCTCCCTTGGTGCAAACAGAGCTATGATACTCCAAGAATATCAAATTCCAGATAAAGAACTGGGAAAAAACATGGAATATCTTAAAAATGCAAAATTAATCGATATAGAGCAACACCTTGGTGGTAACTTCATTGCAAATATTAAAGATAAAGGAATCGACTTTCTCACTCAAATGGAACAAAATATTCATGATCAAAAAATGGAAAAGGTTGATAAAGGTGAAGAGGGCGTAATTCCTAATCTAATTACAGAAACAAAATACTACGTTGATTCAAAGTTAGAATTGATCGATCCTGAGATATTAACACGTTTAAATTTTATTTATGAAGATTTGATGGCTCAAAATCATGAGTATGGTTTTGCAAGAGTTGCTTATGACTGTAAAGATGTGCTTCTTGAGTTTTTAAATGCAGTACTTGCTG
Proteins encoded:
- a CDS encoding GMC family oxidoreductase N-terminal domain-containing protein produces the protein MKAIVVGSGAGGGAAARELAMNGFDVTILEAGKAFKPFTRRLTMTEPIRKAGLLGSEKTISRIFPYMDVMRSERDLVLVRGIGTGGCTTLSCGNMVRADHGLKEIGLDLTPEFEELEKIIGVQPFPKKRWRPLTRTMFESAKDLGLNPHPTPKAVEARLCTSCGLCEMGCSTGARWDSRRFLDDALKMGALLRTSSPVQRIVIENGHVKGVVIRSGRSTETIEGDVVVLAAGGIGTAQILKNSVLPAEDHLWVDIVLTLGGVSKGAKQLKEPPMVWYTEHDDYILSPYLDVLSHWFHKPWRNVPLNDRVGIMVKMADMEEGTVSKDGSVHKNISLQDRNKIDTAVSHAKEIMESSGVSGPFVKGMYNGGHLGGTVPLKKEDVPSMKPSWLPEGLWVADLSLAPRSQGLPTILLASAMALRVARKVIQD
- a CDS encoding flavodoxin family protein encodes the protein MKILAIIGSPKGKGNSYKVTKEVEEKMNGMEDVTFEYLFLKDVDLQMCRGCFSCVIKGENFCPIKDDRAEIEDKMLKSDGIIFVTPCYCQNVSALMKNFIDRLSYVFHRPRFFNQKAMVLATTGGAGLKETLDYLSKLEVWGFGPVITLGAIYPPWPASEGLKIKNNKKIVGSVEEFYKKLKGQKHPSPGFNQYMHFRFMKMTSDMKEYLPADNEFYKDKNEFFYPVKINPFKKGLASLMIKIAMFMMRDMGPEEVK